Proteins encoded by one window of Halorubrum ruber:
- a CDS encoding PAS domain S-box protein has protein sequence MSPGSSRPPDGFFASFVEGCSDPIVSVDLAGTIVYANPATEAVLGYDPAALRGRDLASLVASEAADGRVRSVRERFAQVDGLDDRGSFSVPIRHADGHTVTFSVRFHEHSTGEGCGGGGSDGDPDAETDDTDAVYTGVFRDGVEEVGGETLETFRNLVEHAGHAIYVTDVDGTIEYVNPAFTDHTGYEPEEVLGETPAILNSGEMPDEYFDSLWSTLLDGEVWEEDIIDRRRDDEPYHAHQTIAPVLGDDGEVSRFVAIQTDVTARKAAMAQLKQYRDIVERLDDPVLLQNRDGEFELLNEAVSEFAGVDREALYGTDEFAFMDAETAAEVDERRRGVLDAEEMAEYEVSPTFPESDREATFSTQRYPYYDADGDLAGTFAICRNVTDRKERERELERYERAINGATDLIAAVDRDGRLLFANPQYREYHGLGDRDVTELTLADVVPEDGYEDVERQVERALRGESVEYRTTRTHPTRGTRTFDVRYYPLDSPDDGEPAGVVGVLRDVTDSENRARQLRVVDRVLQHNLRNALTVVRGRAEQIAAGAADSADAAEYIVSRADGLLQTSEKAHHITEILSDAPETEPVDVGRVARQVVAARAEEFPRATVEASVPDDGVATASATTWLSRAIDELVQNAVEHHDRDRPTVTVSVEVHPDAVEVRVEDDGPGLTGMNRDVLVDGTAVDALYHGSGLGLWLVYWVVQQSGGSAAVAAAEPRGTVVTLTFPRADD, from the coding sequence ATGTCACCCGGATCGTCACGGCCTCCAGACGGCTTTTTCGCGTCCTTCGTCGAGGGGTGTTCCGATCCGATCGTCTCCGTCGATCTGGCGGGGACGATCGTCTACGCGAACCCCGCCACCGAGGCGGTTCTCGGGTACGATCCGGCCGCCCTTCGCGGCCGCGACCTCGCGTCCCTCGTCGCCTCGGAGGCCGCGGACGGGCGCGTCCGATCGGTCCGCGAGCGGTTCGCACAGGTCGACGGGCTCGACGACCGCGGGAGCTTCTCTGTACCGATCAGACACGCGGACGGTCACACCGTGACCTTCTCGGTCCGGTTCCACGAACACTCGACGGGAGAGGGGTGCGGGGGCGGCGGAAGCGACGGCGACCCCGACGCGGAGACCGACGACACCGACGCCGTGTATACCGGTGTCTTCCGCGACGGCGTTGAGGAAGTCGGCGGGGAGACGCTGGAGACGTTCCGCAACCTCGTCGAACACGCCGGCCACGCCATCTACGTCACCGACGTCGACGGGACGATCGAGTACGTCAACCCGGCGTTCACCGACCACACCGGCTACGAGCCGGAGGAGGTCCTCGGCGAGACCCCGGCGATACTCAACTCCGGCGAGATGCCGGACGAGTACTTCGACTCGCTGTGGTCGACCCTGCTGGACGGCGAGGTGTGGGAGGAGGATATCATCGACCGGCGGCGAGACGACGAGCCGTACCACGCCCACCAGACGATCGCGCCCGTACTCGGCGACGACGGCGAGGTGTCGCGGTTCGTCGCGATCCAGACGGACGTTACGGCACGGAAGGCGGCGATGGCCCAGCTGAAACAGTACCGGGACATCGTCGAGCGGCTCGACGACCCCGTCCTCCTCCAGAACCGCGACGGGGAGTTCGAGCTGTTGAACGAGGCGGTGAGCGAGTTCGCGGGCGTCGACCGCGAGGCGCTGTACGGCACCGACGAGTTCGCCTTCATGGACGCGGAGACGGCGGCCGAGGTCGACGAGCGCCGGCGAGGCGTGCTCGACGCCGAGGAGATGGCCGAGTACGAGGTCTCGCCGACGTTTCCGGAAAGCGATCGGGAGGCGACGTTCAGCACGCAGCGGTACCCCTACTACGACGCCGACGGCGACTTGGCCGGCACCTTCGCCATCTGTCGGAACGTCACCGATCGCAAGGAGCGCGAACGGGAGTTGGAGCGGTACGAGCGCGCGATCAACGGGGCGACGGACCTCATCGCCGCGGTCGACCGCGACGGGCGGCTCCTGTTCGCGAACCCGCAGTACCGCGAGTACCACGGGCTCGGCGACCGCGACGTGACGGAACTGACGCTCGCCGATGTCGTCCCGGAGGACGGCTACGAGGACGTCGAGCGACAGGTGGAGCGCGCGCTCCGGGGCGAGTCGGTGGAGTACCGGACGACGCGGACGCACCCGACCCGGGGCACGCGGACGTTCGACGTCCGGTACTACCCGCTCGATAGCCCCGACGACGGGGAGCCCGCCGGGGTCGTCGGCGTGCTTCGGGACGTGACCGACAGCGAGAACCGCGCGCGACAGCTTCGGGTCGTCGACCGGGTCCTCCAGCACAACCTCCGGAACGCGCTGACGGTCGTCCGGGGACGGGCGGAGCAGATCGCCGCGGGCGCCGCCGACTCCGCGGACGCGGCCGAGTACATCGTGTCGCGGGCCGACGGCCTCTTACAGACGAGCGAGAAGGCCCATCACATCACCGAGATACTGAGCGACGCGCCGGAGACCGAACCCGTCGACGTCGGTCGCGTCGCCCGACAGGTGGTAGCGGCGCGGGCCGAGGAGTTCCCGCGCGCGACGGTCGAGGCGTCGGTGCCGGACGACGGGGTCGCGACGGCGTCCGCGACGACGTGGCTCTCCCGGGCGATAGACGAGCTGGTCCAGAACGCGGTCGAACACCACGACCGCGACCGACCGACGGTGACGGTGTCGGTCGAAGTCCACCCCGACGCGGTCGAGGTCCGCGTCGAGGACGACGGGCCGGGGCTGACCGGCATGAACCGGGACGTCCTCGTCGACGGGACGGCGGTCGACGCGCTGTACCACGGAAGCGGTCTCGGGCTGTGGCTCGTCTACTGGGTCGTCCAGCAGTCGGGCGGCTCCGCGGCGGTCGCGGCCGCGGAGCCCCGCGGCACCGTGGTGACGCTCACTTTCCCCCGCGCCGACGACTGA
- a CDS encoding NAD(P)/FAD-dependent oxidoreductase, with protein MSDSYVIIGDGIAGASAAETLREEAPDAEITVLTDEGESLYNRILIKEYAKGKLPEAPISIHEEDWYDDHDVDLRLNTVVVDIDVEADAVHTHEGETFEYDSLLLAIGGTPQQLPVGNADADGIHHFWTFQDARKIKESVEGAEKGVIVGAGLLGIDFAAICGAQDVEAKYLMRGDNWWRYALSEEGAEIMHEAMRERGVEPVFGSGVDHFEVDDDGHVEAAVDPNGERYECDFAGVAIGLNFNTELVEDTPLELDDGIVVDEFMRTNVDNVFAAGDITTFNDLILGEHAKNGSWGSAKEQGTIAARNMVEYGSEAFEWVSSYSITHFDFPFLSFGHPTLGDESVEATTAEGEWRRVALKDGKVVGGVLIGDLSPQSAFKQLMREGRDVSDQTDRLMEPGFSVDDLAAPTEQ; from the coding sequence ATGAGCGATTCGTACGTGATCATCGGTGACGGTATCGCGGGCGCGTCCGCGGCCGAGACGCTGCGCGAGGAAGCGCCCGACGCCGAGATCACGGTTCTCACGGACGAGGGTGAGTCCCTCTACAACCGGATCCTGATCAAGGAGTACGCGAAGGGGAAGCTCCCCGAGGCGCCGATTTCGATCCACGAGGAGGACTGGTACGACGACCACGACGTCGACCTGCGGCTCAACACGGTCGTCGTCGACATCGACGTCGAGGCGGACGCGGTTCACACCCACGAGGGCGAGACGTTCGAGTACGACTCCCTCCTGCTCGCGATCGGCGGCACGCCCCAGCAGCTCCCGGTCGGGAACGCGGACGCCGACGGGATCCACCACTTCTGGACGTTCCAGGACGCTCGCAAGATCAAAGAGAGCGTCGAGGGCGCAGAGAAGGGCGTCATCGTCGGCGCCGGCCTGCTCGGCATCGACTTCGCGGCCATCTGCGGCGCGCAGGACGTCGAGGCGAAGTACCTGATGCGCGGCGACAACTGGTGGCGCTACGCGCTCTCGGAGGAGGGCGCGGAGATCATGCACGAGGCGATGCGCGAGCGCGGCGTCGAGCCCGTCTTCGGCTCCGGCGTGGACCACTTCGAGGTCGACGACGACGGCCACGTCGAGGCCGCGGTCGACCCGAACGGCGAGCGCTACGAGTGCGACTTCGCGGGCGTCGCCATCGGGCTGAACTTCAACACGGAACTGGTCGAAGACACCCCGCTCGAACTCGACGACGGCATCGTCGTCGACGAGTTCATGCGCACCAACGTCGACAACGTGTTCGCCGCGGGCGACATCACGACGTTCAACGACCTCATCCTCGGCGAGCACGCGAAGAACGGCTCGTGGGGCTCGGCCAAGGAGCAGGGGACGATCGCGGCCCGCAACATGGTCGAGTACGGCAGCGAGGCGTTCGAGTGGGTCTCCTCGTACTCGATCACGCACTTCGACTTCCCGTTCCTCTCGTTCGGTCACCCGACGCTCGGCGACGAGTCGGTGGAGGCGACCACCGCCGAGGGCGAGTGGCGCCGCGTCGCGCTGAAGGACGGGAAGGTGGTCGGCGGCGTGCTCATCGGCGACCTCTCGCCGCAGTCCGCGTTCAAGCAGCTGATGCGCGAGGGGCGCGACGTGAGCGACCAGACGGACCGCCTCATGGAGCCCGGCTTCTCCGTCGACGACCTGGCGGCCCCGACCGAGCAGTAG
- a CDS encoding DUF1684 domain-containing protein, translating into MASKEADDDWAAQVEAQREAKIEQFRDSARSPLPVAMRGDAFPGLAYFDPDPAFRFHLPLHEHDEKETVTVETTADGEQTYRRWGEFRFEVDGESVTLQAYRPADGADRFWVPFRDATSGEATYGAGRYLDLEPDRDRVDGEWIVDFNHAYNPTCAYNHAYECPLVPTENWLDVAIEAGEKDFPAEPAGADH; encoded by the coding sequence ATGGCATCGAAAGAGGCGGACGACGACTGGGCGGCGCAGGTGGAGGCACAGCGGGAGGCGAAAATCGAGCAGTTCCGCGACTCGGCGCGGTCGCCGCTGCCGGTCGCGATGCGGGGCGACGCGTTCCCGGGGCTGGCGTACTTCGATCCGGACCCGGCATTCCGGTTCCACCTCCCGCTCCACGAACACGACGAGAAGGAGACCGTGACCGTCGAGACGACCGCCGACGGCGAGCAGACGTACCGCCGCTGGGGGGAGTTCCGCTTCGAGGTTGACGGGGAGTCGGTGACCCTTCAGGCGTACCGACCGGCCGACGGCGCGGACCGGTTCTGGGTGCCGTTCCGCGACGCGACCAGCGGCGAGGCGACGTACGGCGCGGGCCGATACCTCGACTTGGAGCCCGATCGCGACCGCGTCGACGGCGAGTGGATCGTGGACTTCAACCACGCGTACAACCCGACCTGCGCGTACAACCACGCGTACGAGTGCCCGCTCGTCCCGACGGAGAACTGGCTCGACGTCGCGATCGAAGCGGGCGAGAAGGATTTCCCCGCGGAGCCGGCGGGCGCGGATCACTGA
- a CDS encoding AI-2E family transporter, whose protein sequence is MNRGQSFLLLLMGSVALLTLFVILPFVEYVIASAILAFILYPFHRRLTRWLRKRVSNRFGQMLSALTLILSSIVAVILPLAYITWVFVRDLTAIAAGETGIDVAAIEAEIAAVTGQDPEVGDLLQTIGELLVQTLFGGFSGVLNTAIRASVGLSLALFLVYYTLIDGPAFVKWIRATSPLPSAVTADLVDRVNVMTRGVVIGHISVALLQALVAGLGLWAAGIPNVVFWTFVMAVLALLPLIGAFFVWGPAAAYLVIVDQVTAGIFLAVYGVAVIAMVDNYARPLVIDQQAHLNPAIILLGVFGGIYSVGFTGLFVGPIVIGVLAATLETFREDYDAI, encoded by the coding sequence ATGAACCGCGGGCAATCGTTCCTCCTGCTCCTCATGGGGTCGGTCGCGCTGTTGACCCTCTTCGTCATCCTGCCGTTCGTCGAGTACGTGATCGCCTCGGCGATTCTCGCCTTCATCCTCTACCCGTTCCATCGCCGGCTCACCCGCTGGCTCCGGAAGCGCGTCTCGAACCGGTTCGGCCAGATGCTGTCGGCGCTGACCCTCATCCTCTCGTCGATCGTCGCCGTCATCCTCCCGCTCGCGTACATCACCTGGGTGTTCGTCCGCGACCTCACCGCGATCGCGGCCGGCGAAACGGGGATAGACGTCGCCGCCATCGAGGCCGAGATCGCGGCGGTCACGGGACAGGACCCGGAGGTCGGCGACCTCCTCCAAACGATCGGCGAGCTCCTCGTCCAGACGCTTTTCGGCGGGTTCAGCGGCGTGTTGAACACGGCGATCCGCGCGTCGGTCGGGCTGTCGCTCGCGCTGTTTTTGGTGTACTACACGCTCATCGACGGGCCGGCGTTCGTCAAGTGGATCCGGGCGACGAGCCCGCTCCCCTCGGCGGTCACCGCCGACCTCGTCGACCGCGTCAACGTGATGACCCGCGGCGTCGTCATCGGCCACATCTCCGTCGCGCTCCTCCAAGCGTTGGTCGCGGGACTCGGGCTGTGGGCCGCCGGGATCCCGAACGTGGTGTTCTGGACGTTCGTGATGGCGGTGTTGGCGCTGTTACCGCTCATCGGCGCCTTCTTCGTGTGGGGGCCGGCCGCCGCGTACCTCGTGATCGTCGACCAGGTGACCGCCGGTATCTTCCTCGCCGTCTACGGCGTCGCGGTGATCGCGATGGTGGACAACTACGCCCGCCCGCTCGTCATCGACCAGCAGGCGCACCTCAACCCGGCGATCATCCTGCTGGGCGTGTTCGGCGGCATCTACTCGGTCGGGTTCACCGGCCTCTTCGTCGGGCCCATCGTGATCGGGGTGCTCGCGGCGACGCTGGAGACGTTCCGCGAGGACTACGACGCGATCTGA
- a CDS encoding GNAT family N-acetyltransferase, which translates to MEYALVCPPDEGETLRLDYRAFAYAGKFVVGAPGKSVIRTPDGHPAAPDWEPDEPLPDTVDPEAFDEDVVAAVSFSPDRTDPATCRLRYVTVHAARRGEGIGPRLIGETVADLAVAGFERVKIAVNNPFAYEACHKCGFAYTGERTGIAELELARPAAAPADVDPERYREGLAAFRETDGELSGAERRFVAERLERGPPDPDRSPRDGR; encoded by the coding sequence ATGGAGTACGCGCTCGTGTGTCCGCCCGACGAGGGGGAGACCCTCCGGCTCGACTACCGGGCGTTCGCGTACGCCGGCAAGTTCGTCGTCGGCGCGCCGGGGAAGTCGGTGATCCGGACGCCCGACGGGCACCCGGCCGCGCCGGACTGGGAGCCGGACGAGCCGCTGCCGGACACGGTCGACCCCGAGGCGTTCGACGAGGACGTGGTCGCGGCCGTCTCCTTCTCGCCCGACCGGACCGACCCCGCGACCTGCCGGCTGCGGTACGTTACGGTCCACGCCGCGCGGCGCGGCGAGGGGATCGGCCCGCGGCTGATCGGCGAGACGGTCGCCGACCTCGCGGTCGCCGGCTTCGAGCGCGTGAAGATCGCCGTGAACAACCCGTTCGCGTACGAGGCGTGCCACAAGTGCGGCTTCGCGTACACCGGCGAGCGCACGGGGATCGCCGAGCTGGAGCTGGCGCGCCCCGCGGCGGCGCCCGCCGACGTGGACCCGGAGCGGTACCGCGAGGGGCTGGCGGCGTTCCGCGAGACGGACGGGGAACTGAGCGGGGCGGAGCGCCGCTTCGTCGCCGAGCGGCTGGAGCGCGGGCCGCCCGACCCCGACCGGTCCCCGCGCGACGGGCGCTAA
- a CDS encoding DUF7124 domain-containing protein, which translates to MDSGGSTDMTLAFELEALKALADPNAVFNNARQWTEYVGVVSEKPTYVVTNFTRKHRVRQDFFSGPRGVEESLENISGQFDTDRHVFVGVDDEDEAVAEATGWEFLHVEDAAEAAGWTLATGETDEEAPEEQARDDWP; encoded by the coding sequence ATGGACAGCGGCGGATCTACAGACATGACGCTGGCGTTCGAGTTGGAGGCGCTGAAAGCGCTCGCGGACCCCAACGCGGTGTTCAACAACGCCCGGCAGTGGACCGAGTACGTCGGGGTCGTCAGCGAGAAGCCCACCTACGTCGTCACGAACTTCACGCGGAAACACCGCGTGCGACAGGACTTCTTTTCCGGCCCGCGCGGCGTCGAAGAGAGCTTGGAGAACATCAGCGGGCAGTTCGACACTGACCGCCACGTCTTCGTGGGCGTCGACGACGAGGACGAGGCGGTCGCCGAGGCGACCGGCTGGGAGTTCCTCCACGTCGAGGACGCGGCCGAGGCCGCGGGGTGGACGCTCGCCACCGGTGAGACGGACGAGGAGGCGCCCGAGGAACAGGCCAGAGACGACTGGCCCTGA
- the trpE gene encoding anthranilate synthase component I translates to MSDAAPSLDRSKAEFVELAADAEKPVVVRASASLDADVTPLGAYATLVGEGPYGFLLESGEKVASSDPDGAFTSGGKADRHARYSFVGYDPEAIVSVHPDRTEVTELGPAARFVGEGSESAAADSSADDPSAGGDLGPDAGDAVDRVRAAFPDVSLRGFPDTDRQILSGGFVGFLAYEAVYDLWLEEVGVERPETEFPDAEFALTTRTVVFDEKEGGAELVFTPVIGVDDDPAAVYDDLVAEAERVAAELAAASPPDPDGVSVREESADPREEYEEAVRTAKRHVLDGDIYQGVISRSRELRGEVDSLGLYAALRDVNPSPYMYVLRHDDRSVVGASPETLVSVQGDRVVSNPIAGTCPRGTSPVEDRRLAGEMLADGKERAEHTMLVDLARNDVRRVSEPGSVRVEEFMNVLKYSHVQHIESTVTGTLAADADAFDATRATFPAGTLTGAPKVRAMEIIDDLETTPREAYGGGVGYYSWTGDADFAIVIRTATLDESGEESVVGVRAGAGLVADSDPAAEYEETEQKMDGVLTAIDRIREDADGEDGDGEAESDDEPIATGTEAER, encoded by the coding sequence ATGAGCGACGCGGCCCCCTCGCTCGACCGCTCGAAGGCCGAGTTCGTCGAGCTCGCCGCCGACGCCGAGAAGCCGGTCGTGGTCCGCGCGTCGGCCTCGCTCGACGCCGACGTCACCCCGCTCGGCGCGTACGCGACCCTCGTCGGCGAGGGGCCGTACGGGTTCCTCCTCGAATCAGGGGAGAAGGTCGCCTCCAGCGACCCCGACGGCGCGTTCACCTCGGGCGGGAAGGCGGACCGGCACGCCCGCTACTCGTTCGTCGGCTACGACCCCGAGGCGATCGTCTCCGTCCACCCGGACCGCACCGAGGTGACCGAACTCGGTCCGGCGGCCAGGTTCGTGGGTGAGGGGTCGGAGAGCGCTGCCGCCGATTCAAGCGCCGACGACCCGAGCGCCGGGGGAGACCTCGGCCCCGACGCGGGCGACGCGGTCGACCGCGTCCGCGCGGCGTTCCCGGACGTGAGCCTCCGCGGCTTCCCCGACACCGACCGGCAGATCCTCTCGGGCGGGTTCGTCGGCTTCCTCGCGTACGAGGCCGTCTACGACCTCTGGTTAGAGGAGGTGGGCGTTGAGCGCCCCGAGACCGAGTTCCCCGACGCCGAGTTCGCGCTCACGACGCGGACCGTCGTCTTCGACGAGAAGGAGGGCGGCGCCGAGCTCGTCTTCACCCCGGTGATCGGCGTCGACGACGACCCCGCCGCGGTGTACGACGACCTGGTCGCGGAGGCCGAGCGCGTCGCGGCCGAACTGGCGGCCGCGTCGCCGCCGGATCCGGACGGGGTCAGCGTGCGCGAAGAGTCCGCGGACCCGCGCGAGGAGTACGAGGAGGCCGTCCGGACCGCCAAGCGGCACGTCCTCGACGGCGACATCTACCAGGGCGTGATCTCGCGCAGCCGCGAGCTCCGCGGCGAGGTCGACTCGCTCGGGCTGTACGCGGCGCTCCGCGACGTGAACCCCTCGCCGTACATGTACGTGCTTCGCCACGACGACCGGAGCGTCGTCGGCGCGAGCCCCGAGACGCTCGTGTCGGTCCAGGGGGACCGCGTCGTCTCGAACCCGATCGCGGGCACCTGCCCGCGGGGGACCAGCCCGGTCGAGGACCGGCGGCTCGCGGGCGAGATGCTGGCGGACGGGAAGGAGCGCGCCGAGCACACGATGCTCGTCGACCTCGCGCGCAACGACGTGCGGCGCGTCTCGGAGCCCGGCTCCGTCCGCGTCGAGGAGTTCATGAACGTCCTGAAGTACAGCCACGTCCAGCACATCGAGTCGACCGTGACGGGGACGCTCGCGGCCGACGCCGACGCGTTCGACGCGACGCGTGCGACGTTCCCCGCGGGGACGCTCACCGGCGCGCCGAAGGTGCGCGCGATGGAGATCATCGACGACCTCGAGACGACCCCGCGGGAGGCGTACGGCGGCGGCGTCGGCTACTACTCGTGGACCGGCGACGCCGACTTCGCGATCGTCATCCGGACCGCGACGCTCGACGAGTCGGGCGAGGAGTCGGTCGTCGGCGTCCGGGCGGGCGCGGGGCTCGTCGCGGACTCCGACCCGGCCGCGGAGTACGAGGAGACCGAACAGAAGATGGACGGCGTGTTGACCGCGATCGACCGCATCCGCGAGGACGCGGACGGCGAGGACGGGGACGGCGAGGCCGAGAGCGACGACGAGCCCATCGCCACCGGCACGGAGGCCGAGCGATGA
- a CDS encoding DUF6149 family protein — translation MKIRQNIRHWAAKKALTTPVVGDVANDKLVDLHTSIFLNKADEDRREERRDHLDSFFDATMDTYVAALEAGYPEAEAREITHVQANFDFFNHGWTEMMEIPGDELEAHYRRYESFFSEYGITIDDPLGEFRPAAGVVEAPETPEKLDEPEYENALAGFADDVYVETDDGETVVGGDTEEPDEVDAATAPGLDEDEASA, via the coding sequence ATGAAAATCCGGCAGAACATCCGCCACTGGGCCGCGAAGAAGGCGTTGACCACGCCGGTGGTCGGCGACGTCGCCAACGACAAGCTCGTCGACCTCCACACGAGCATCTTCCTCAACAAGGCCGACGAGGACCGGCGCGAGGAACGCCGCGACCACCTCGACAGCTTCTTCGACGCGACGATGGACACGTACGTCGCCGCCTTGGAGGCCGGCTACCCGGAGGCCGAGGCCCGCGAGATCACCCACGTCCAGGCGAACTTCGACTTCTTCAACCACGGCTGGACGGAGATGATGGAGATCCCGGGCGACGAGCTAGAAGCGCACTACCGCCGGTACGAGTCGTTCTTCTCGGAGTACGGAATCACGATCGACGACCCGCTCGGCGAGTTCCGGCCGGCGGCGGGCGTCGTCGAGGCGCCGGAGACACCCGAGAAGCTCGACGAGCCCGAGTACGAGAACGCCTTAGCCGGCTTCGCCGACGACGTGTACGTCGAGACCGACGACGGGGAGACGGTCGTCGGCGGCGACACGGAGGAGCCGGACGAAGTTGACGCCGCGACCGCGCCCGGCCTCGACGAGGACGAGGCGAGCGCCTGA
- the trpG gene encoding anthranilate synthase component II: MRVVVVDNFDSFTYNLVEYVSDQTIDGEPVAVDVFKNTASLAEIEAAEPDAVIVSPGPGHPKNERDVGVTMPVLRDLSPTVPTLGVCLGLEAAVYEYGGTVGHAPEPVHGKAFPVDHDGEGVFRGLDQGFRAGRYHSLAATEVPDAFAVTATTDHEGESIVMGIRHREHPIEAVQFHPESVLTGSGHDLIRNFLTGV, translated from the coding sequence ATGAGGGTCGTCGTCGTCGACAACTTCGACTCGTTCACCTACAACCTCGTCGAGTACGTCTCCGACCAGACGATCGACGGGGAGCCGGTCGCCGTCGACGTGTTCAAAAACACCGCCTCGCTCGCGGAGATCGAGGCCGCGGAGCCGGACGCGGTGATCGTCAGCCCCGGGCCGGGCCACCCGAAGAACGAGCGCGACGTGGGCGTGACGATGCCGGTGTTACGCGACCTCTCGCCGACGGTGCCGACGCTCGGCGTCTGTCTCGGCTTAGAGGCCGCCGTCTACGAGTACGGCGGGACGGTCGGGCACGCCCCCGAACCGGTTCACGGCAAGGCGTTCCCCGTCGACCACGACGGGGAGGGCGTGTTCCGCGGGCTCGACCAGGGGTTCCGCGCCGGCCGCTACCACTCGCTGGCGGCGACCGAGGTGCCGGACGCGTTCGCGGTGACGGCCACCACCGACCACGAGGGCGAGTCGATCGTGATGGGAATCCGCCACCGGGAACACCCGATCGAGGCGGTCCAGTTCCACCCGGAGAGCGTGCTGACCGGGTCGGGTCACGACCTCATTCGGAACTTCCTCACCGGAGTCTGA
- a CDS encoding MogA/MoaB family molybdenum cofactor biosynthesis protein, translating to MTDHGDDSHDGGDHSDHDHGHQHGHDGDGHQHDHDGHHHHDVDSVAAAVVTVSSSRGTDEDPAGDYIAGAFEETGHEVVVRELIPDDYDSVQGTVDRLARRKDTDVVVTTGGTGVTPDDVTPEAVRGLLAKPLPGFGELFRRLSYEEVGTRTIGSRATAGVVSATPVFCLPGSENAVRLGVDEIILPEVGHLAGLAGRGLDEAEEDENQATNDEAADDEPTSDE from the coding sequence ATGACCGACCACGGCGACGACAGTCACGACGGCGGCGACCATTCTGACCACGACCACGGTCACCAGCACGGCCACGACGGTGACGGCCATCAGCACGACCACGACGGTCACCACCACCACGACGTCGACTCGGTCGCGGCCGCGGTGGTCACGGTGTCGTCCTCGCGCGGCACGGACGAGGACCCGGCCGGCGACTACATCGCGGGCGCGTTCGAGGAGACGGGCCACGAGGTCGTCGTCCGCGAACTGATCCCGGACGACTACGACAGCGTCCAGGGGACCGTCGATCGCCTCGCCCGCCGGAAGGACACGGACGTGGTCGTGACCACTGGGGGAACGGGCGTCACGCCAGACGACGTCACGCCGGAGGCGGTCCGGGGACTGCTTGCGAAGCCGCTTCCCGGGTTCGGCGAGCTGTTCCGCCGGCTCTCCTACGAGGAGGTGGGCACGCGGACCATCGGATCGCGCGCGACCGCCGGCGTCGTCTCCGCCACGCCGGTGTTCTGTCTCCCGGGCTCCGAGAACGCGGTCCGGCTCGGCGTCGACGAGATCATCCTCCCGGAAGTCGGCCATCTCGCCGGGCTCGCCGGCAGAGGGCTCGACGAGGCGGAAGAGGACGAAAACCAAGCGACCAACGACGAGGCGGCCGACGACGAGCCGACGAGCGACGAGTGA